A stretch of the uncultured Bacteroides sp. genome encodes the following:
- a CDS encoding MFS transporter, whose protein sequence is MLLYRLPEAQLVKLINPFLLDPKEMGGLGLTTSQVGWVYGTIGILGLTVGGIIGGIAAAKGGLKRWLWPMAWSISLTCITFVYLSYFQPDNLFLVNLCVFIEQFGYGFGFTAYMLFLIYYSDGEHKTAHYAICTAFMALGMMLPGMAAGWLQELIGYKHFFVWVMICCAATIAVCAFVKIDPEYGKKKEVESE, encoded by the coding sequence ATGCTATTATACCGTCTCCCTGAAGCACAGTTAGTAAAACTCATAAATCCTTTTTTGCTGGATCCTAAAGAAATGGGAGGATTAGGGCTCACTACGAGTCAGGTTGGCTGGGTTTATGGTACGATTGGAATTCTGGGTCTTACAGTTGGAGGCATTATTGGAGGAATTGCCGCCGCAAAAGGTGGATTAAAAAGATGGCTTTGGCCAATGGCATGGAGTATATCCCTGACTTGCATTACGTTTGTATATCTCAGTTATTTTCAGCCGGATAATTTGTTTTTAGTAAATCTTTGTGTTTTCATTGAGCAGTTTGGTTACGGCTTTGGCTTTACAGCCTACATGCTTTTCCTTATTTATTATTCTGATGGTGAACATAAAACTGCACATTATGCAATTTGTACTGCATTTATGGCATTGGGAATGATGCTTCCTGGAATGGCTGCAGGATGGTTGCAAGAACTAATTGGGTACAAACATTTCTTTGTTTGGGTAATGATTTGTTGTGCAGCAACCATAGCAGTTTGCGCATTTGTGAAGATTGATCCGGAATACGGAAAGAAAAAAGAGGTGGAATCTGAGTAA
- a CDS encoding FAD-binding and (Fe-S)-binding domain-containing protein — protein MSKDYHSFLKEISAFLPKERIYTDELRLLAWGTDAGFYRLIPKVVVRSVDEQEISQMLSIADKLNLPVTFRAAGTSLSGQSISDSILIVAGKNWEKYTISPDYLAITLQPGLIGERVNQILKPFGRKFAPDPASVKSAMVGGIVMNNASGMNCGTHANSDKMLLSVRIVLADGTVLDTGNEASKAEFAEKKPDFIKAIEILRDKIRRDEQLAKRIRYKYSIKNVTGLNILPFIEHDDPFEIVTHLMVGSEGTLAFLSEATMKTEYDYPFRASAMLYFKDIKEACRAVVAMKKGPVVGAELLDSKSLNSVNDSTGEGLTAVLTETKASSKQKLDDQIKEIEAILQSFETYTPVHFTDQESEYSKYWNIRSGIFPSVGGMREPGTTTLIEDVAFHIENLPEATAELQSLLVKHGYPDACIYGHALEGNYHFIINQAFDAPEKVKKYEQLMNEVKTLVIDKYDGSLKAEHGTGRNMAPFVKYEWGEAAFEVMKAVKNLFDPKGLLNPGVIFNDDPECHIKNFKPLPLTNAHVDKCIECGFCEVNCLTCGFTLSSRQRIVIRREISRLRKSGEDNERLVKLEKQYKYLGNATCAGDGLCSMSCPMEINVGDLTHDIRQEELSVGSLGYKIGDFAANHFAGMKSVLRPVLSFANATHALLGSKTMSSLTKGIRYVSMDNFPLWTPAMPKAYYPHKIDQESQPLKVVYFPSCLNQMMGTAKDTSDSTPLVDKTVQLLQKAGYEVIFPKEMDKLCCGTIWESKGMMDIANRKSAELEEALFAVSEQGTYPVLCDQSPCLHRMRNVMTKVKLYEPVEFIYTFLKDKLEFVPIDKPVSIHVTCSTQKMGLRDQMIALAGLCSTKVIVPEEVGCCGFAGDKGFTHPEVNSYALRKLKPQLEKAGVEVGYSNSRTCEIGLTTNSGIPYVSIVYLVDQCTKPKIK, from the coding sequence ATGAGTAAGGATTATCATTCTTTTCTAAAAGAGATTTCAGCGTTTTTGCCTAAAGAGAGAATCTATACAGATGAACTTCGTCTTTTGGCATGGGGAACTGATGCTGGTTTTTATCGCCTTATTCCTAAAGTAGTAGTTCGTTCTGTTGATGAACAGGAAATTTCGCAAATGCTTTCGATAGCAGACAAGTTGAATTTGCCTGTTACTTTCAGAGCTGCCGGAACAAGCCTTTCCGGTCAGAGCATAAGCGACTCAATCTTGATTGTTGCGGGCAAAAACTGGGAGAAATATACAATCTCTCCCGATTACCTGGCAATAACTCTTCAGCCCGGATTAATTGGCGAAAGGGTAAATCAGATACTTAAACCATTTGGCCGTAAGTTCGCTCCAGACCCTGCTTCTGTTAAGTCGGCCATGGTGGGAGGGATTGTAATGAACAATGCCTCGGGAATGAACTGTGGTACTCATGCAAACAGTGATAAGATGTTGCTTTCTGTTCGGATTGTTTTAGCCGACGGAACAGTACTTGATACAGGAAATGAAGCCAGCAAGGCGGAGTTTGCAGAAAAGAAACCAGACTTTATAAAAGCAATAGAAATATTGCGTGATAAGATACGTCGCGACGAACAGCTTGCTAAACGGATTCGTTATAAGTATTCCATCAAGAATGTTACCGGATTAAATATTCTGCCTTTCATAGAGCATGATGATCCGTTTGAAATTGTCACACACCTGATGGTGGGTTCGGAAGGAACATTGGCTTTCCTCTCCGAAGCTACGATGAAAACGGAATATGATTATCCTTTCCGTGCCAGTGCTATGCTCTATTTTAAAGATATAAAAGAAGCATGTCGTGCAGTGGTTGCAATGAAGAAAGGACCAGTAGTTGGAGCAGAGTTACTTGACTCAAAGTCTTTGAACTCAGTAAATGACTCTACTGGCGAAGGACTTACTGCTGTACTTACTGAAACAAAAGCTAGTTCCAAACAGAAATTAGATGATCAGATAAAAGAGATTGAGGCTATTCTTCAATCTTTTGAGACTTATACTCCCGTTCATTTTACAGATCAGGAAAGTGAATATTCTAAATATTGGAACATTCGTTCCGGTATATTCCCTTCCGTGGGTGGAATGCGCGAACCGGGAACAACTACCTTAATTGAAGACGTTGCATTCCATATAGAAAATCTGCCTGAAGCAACGGCAGAGCTTCAATCTCTGTTGGTTAAACATGGTTATCCTGATGCTTGTATTTATGGTCATGCGTTGGAAGGCAATTACCACTTTATCATTAATCAGGCATTTGATGCTCCTGAAAAGGTAAAGAAGTACGAACAATTGATGAATGAGGTGAAAACCTTAGTCATTGATAAATATGATGGTTCCTTGAAAGCAGAGCACGGTACGGGAAGAAACATGGCACCGTTTGTTAAATATGAATGGGGAGAAGCTGCTTTTGAAGTAATGAAAGCAGTGAAGAATTTGTTCGATCCGAAAGGTTTGCTTAATCCCGGAGTTATCTTTAATGATGATCCCGAATGCCATATTAAAAACTTCAAACCGCTTCCACTTACCAATGCTCATGTTGATAAATGTATTGAGTGTGGATTTTGTGAAGTAAACTGTCTGACTTGCGGCTTTACCCTTTCTTCCAGACAGCGTATTGTTATTCGAAGAGAGATTTCCAGACTGAGAAAATCCGGTGAAGACAATGAACGTTTAGTTAAACTGGAGAAACAATATAAATACCTAGGTAATGCGACTTGTGCAGGCGATGGATTGTGCTCCATGTCTTGCCCGATGGAAATTAACGTGGGTGATCTGACTCATGATATCAGGCAGGAGGAATTATCGGTAGGCAGTCTTGGATACAAGATTGGCGATTTTGCAGCGAACCATTTCGCAGGAATGAAGAGCGTACTTCGTCCGGTTTTGAGCTTTGCCAATGCTACTCATGCTTTATTGGGTTCCAAAACAATGTCCTCTTTAACTAAAGGCATAAGATATGTATCAATGGATAATTTCCCGTTGTGGACACCTGCAATGCCAAAAGCTTATTATCCGCATAAGATAGATCAGGAAAGTCAACCTTTAAAGGTGGTTTATTTTCCTAGTTGCCTGAATCAAATGATGGGCACGGCAAAAGATACTTCCGATTCTACTCCTTTGGTAGATAAAACCGTTCAGCTATTGCAAAAAGCCGGTTATGAAGTTATCTTCCCTAAAGAGATGGATAAACTGTGTTGCGGTACCATCTGGGAAAGCAAAGGGATGATGGATATTGCCAACCGCAAGTCTGCCGAACTGGAAGAGGCATTGTTTGCTGTAAGTGAGCAAGGAACTTATCCTGTTCTTTGTGACCAGAGTCCTTGTCTTCACAGAATGCGTAATGTAATGACGAAAGTAAAACTGTATGAACCGGTAGAATTCATATATACTTTCCTGAAAGATAAATTAGAGTTTGTTCCAATAGATAAACCTGTATCAATACATGTAACTTGTTCTACCCAGAAAATGGGCTTGCGAGATCAGATGATTGCTTTAGCCGGGCTTTGTTCAACGAAAGTAATTGTTCCCGAGGAAGTAGGTTGTTGTGGATTTGCAGGTGATAAAGGGTTTACTCATCCGGAAGTTAATTCCTATGCTCTCAGAAAACTGAAGCCTCAGTTGGAAAAGGCCGGAGTAGAAGTGGGATATTCAAATAGCCGGACTTGCGAAATAGGATTGACTACAAACTCAGGAATTCCGTATGTGTCAATTGTGTATTTGGTTGATCAATGCACAAAACCAAAAATAAAATGA
- a CDS encoding DUF5009 domain-containing protein, whose product MNTMKTNVSQRLLALDVLRGITIAGMILVNNPGSWGSIYAPLEHAPWTGLTPTDLVFPFFMFIMGISTYISLRKYNFEFSHSAALKILKRTLVIFLIGVAIAWLSLSFRTFYSLFKENLSYGERFWRAITNFEHLRILGVMQRLALCYGATSLIAILVKHKYIPVIILSTLLGYFLLLLFGNGFEQSEHNIISIIDKSILGVNHMYKDAGLAIDPEGLLSTIPSICHVLIGFWCGELLMSVKDNGERIQRLFLVGTVLTFSGLLLSYGCPISKKLWSPTFVLATCGLASSFLALLIWIIDIKGYKIWCKFFESFGVNPLFIYVTGAVLTVLTGSFFFPYAGKLMSIKLYIYKYLLQPIMENIQASLVFALLFVGVNWLIGYVLYKKKIYIKI is encoded by the coding sequence ATGAATACAATGAAAACAAATGTTAGTCAGCGATTACTGGCTTTGGATGTGCTTAGAGGCATAACCATTGCAGGAATGATTTTGGTGAATAATCCCGGATCATGGGGTTCAATATATGCACCTCTTGAGCATGCTCCCTGGACTGGACTTACGCCAACCGATCTTGTATTTCCGTTTTTTATGTTTATCATGGGCATATCAACCTATATCTCTCTCAGAAAGTATAATTTCGAGTTCAGCCATTCGGCAGCTTTGAAAATATTAAAACGGACATTGGTTATCTTCCTTATTGGTGTAGCCATTGCCTGGCTATCCTTATCGTTCCGTACCTTTTATTCATTGTTTAAAGAAAATCTTTCATACGGAGAACGTTTTTGGAGGGCTATCACAAACTTTGAACATCTCCGTATACTTGGTGTTATGCAGAGACTTGCATTATGTTATGGGGCAACCTCTCTTATTGCAATTCTGGTTAAGCATAAATATATTCCGGTCATTATTCTCTCCACCCTTTTGGGCTATTTCTTATTGCTGCTTTTCGGCAATGGCTTTGAGCAGAGCGAACATAATATTATATCTATTATTGATAAGTCTATTCTTGGAGTGAACCACATGTATAAAGATGCCGGACTGGCTATTGACCCAGAAGGTTTACTTAGTACCATTCCGTCTATCTGCCATGTGCTTATAGGTTTCTGGTGTGGCGAACTGTTGATGAGCGTAAAAGATAATGGTGAACGAATTCAAAGATTGTTTTTGGTTGGCACTGTACTTACATTTTCGGGATTGTTGTTGAGTTACGGATGTCCTATCAGTAAAAAACTATGGTCGCCTACATTTGTATTGGCCACTTGCGGACTGGCATCCAGCTTCCTTGCACTGCTCATCTGGATTATTGATATCAAGGGATATAAAATCTGGTGTAAGTTCTTTGAATCCTTTGGGGTAAATCCTCTGTTCATTTATGTTACGGGAGCGGTTCTTACAGTGTTGACCGGCAGTTTCTTTTTTCCTTATGCCGGAAAGTTGATGAGTATAAAACTATACATTTATAAATACCTTTTGCAACCGATAATGGAAAACATCCAAGCTTCACTTGTGTTTGCTCTTTTATTTGTAGGAGTTAACTGGTTGATAGGGTATGTATTATATAAAAAGAAAATATATATTAAGATATGA
- a CDS encoding BadF/BadG/BcrA/BcrD ATPase family protein — protein MILIADSGSTKTDWCLVEDGQVVQRILTKGTNPFFQTKDEISKEVEEALLPQIKSYKIDSVFFYGAGCAFPEKIEVVRSAIAKHIKASIEVGSDLLAAARALCGDKPGIACILGTGSNSCFYDGKEIANNVSPLGFILGDEGSGAVLGRILIGDCLKNQLSPELKEKFLNHFQLTPAIILENVYKKPFPNRFLAHLTPFLAQNIDNPQIRNLVLNSFKSFFVKNVMQYDYKTNKVHFIGSVAHYFKDVLLQAATELGIQVGTVIKSPMEGLVAYHSNKL, from the coding sequence ATGATTTTAATTGCAGATAGTGGCTCAACTAAGACTGATTGGTGTTTAGTAGAGGATGGGCAAGTAGTCCAGCGAATTCTCACGAAAGGAACAAATCCTTTTTTCCAGACAAAGGACGAGATTAGCAAAGAAGTTGAGGAGGCATTATTGCCACAAATAAAAAGTTATAAAATAGATTCTGTATTCTTTTATGGAGCTGGCTGTGCTTTTCCTGAGAAAATAGAGGTAGTACGTTCAGCCATAGCCAAACATATCAAGGCATCAATTGAGGTTGGGAGTGATCTTCTTGCTGCAGCACGTGCGCTGTGCGGTGACAAACCGGGCATTGCCTGTATTTTGGGCACAGGTTCAAATTCTTGTTTCTATGATGGAAAAGAGATTGCCAACAACGTTTCTCCTTTAGGTTTTATATTAGGAGATGAGGGTAGTGGAGCTGTATTGGGACGTATACTGATTGGTGATTGCTTAAAGAATCAATTGTCGCCCGAGCTGAAAGAGAAATTCTTAAATCACTTTCAGCTGACTCCGGCAATTATTCTGGAAAATGTTTATAAGAAGCCTTTTCCTAACAGATTCCTTGCTCATCTAACTCCTTTCCTTGCTCAGAATATTGACAATCCGCAGATACGTAATTTGGTGCTGAACAGCTTTAAGTCTTTCTTTGTGAAGAATGTGATGCAATACGATTATAAAACAAATAAAGTACATTTTATTGGTTCTGTTGCTCATTATTTCAAAGATGTTCTTCTTCAGGCTGCCACAGAACTAGGTATTCAGGTAGGAACAGTAATTAAGAGTCCTATGGAAGGATTAGTTGCTTATCACTCAAACAAACTATAA
- the pdxB gene encoding 4-phosphoerythronate dehydrogenase PdxB, whose protein sequence is MKVIVDNKIPYIGGIIEKLGGETPNEVVYVAGMKFTPEIVRDADALIIRTRTHCNRELLKGSKVKFIATATIGYDHIDTAYCKEAGITWTNAPGCNSGSVAQYIHSALLLLQKEKGFILKDKCIGVVGVGNVGSKVCRVAQSLGMKVLMNDLPRADKEGDAMFTDLEILARECDVITFHTPLNREGKYKTYHLADNAFFSSLGKKPIIINTSRGEVTETTALLSALDNKLISEAIIDVWEKEPAINLELLGKVFLGTPHIAGYSADGKANATRMSLESLCKFFGVDPAFDVQPPKPESPVIQAPTEAEAYLQMYNPKRDSDALKANPELFEQLRGDYPLRREKEAHSFQIV, encoded by the coding sequence ATGAAAGTAATTGTTGATAATAAGATCCCTTATATTGGGGGAATAATAGAAAAACTGGGAGGAGAAACTCCCAACGAAGTGGTTTATGTTGCCGGGATGAAGTTTACCCCTGAAATAGTTCGTGATGCCGATGCCCTGATAATCCGCACCCGCACTCATTGCAACCGTGAATTACTGAAAGGAAGCAAGGTGAAATTCATTGCCACGGCTACTATTGGTTATGACCATATTGATACTGCTTACTGCAAAGAGGCGGGAATAACCTGGACCAATGCTCCGGGATGCAACTCCGGTTCCGTTGCACAGTACATCCACTCAGCACTGTTACTTCTGCAAAAAGAAAAAGGTTTTATCCTGAAAGACAAGTGCATTGGCGTTGTTGGAGTGGGAAACGTAGGAAGTAAGGTTTGCCGTGTGGCGCAATCTCTAGGCATGAAAGTACTGATGAACGATCTTCCCCGTGCCGACAAGGAAGGCGATGCCATGTTTACTGATCTGGAAATCCTTGCAAGAGAGTGTGATGTTATCACATTCCACACCCCTCTGAACAGAGAAGGCAAATACAAGACTTACCATTTAGCAGATAATGCTTTCTTTAGCTCTTTAGGAAAGAAACCTATAATCATAAACACCTCCCGCGGTGAGGTTACAGAGACCACTGCCCTACTTTCGGCTTTAGATAATAAACTGATTAGTGAAGCAATTATTGATGTCTGGGAAAAGGAACCTGCAATCAATCTTGAACTGTTAGGCAAGGTATTTCTTGGAACTCCTCACATAGCCGGATATTCTGCCGACGGGAAAGCGAATGCCACCCGCATGTCGCTGGAATCCTTATGCAAGTTCTTTGGTGTTGATCCTGCTTTTGATGTGCAACCTCCCAAGCCGGAGAGCCCAGTTATTCAAGCCCCAACGGAAGCAGAAGCGTATTTGCAGATGTACAATCCGAAGCGTGACAGCGATGCCTTGAAAGCAAATCCCGAACTATTTGAGCAACTTCGGGGAGATTACCCGTTAAGAAGAGAAAAAGAAGCGCATTCTTTTCAGATTGTATAA
- a CDS encoding DUF1343 domain-containing protein: MKIKYLFTLCLAGLFTCSASAQKIRIKTGIEVLKEQNFKILEGKRVGLITNPTGVDNDLKSTIDILHEAKNVKLVALFGPEHGVRGDVHAGDHVDNSNDPSTGVPVYSLYGKTRKATPEMLKGIDVLVYDIQDIGCRSFTYISTMGLAMEAAAENNIEFVVLDRPNPVNGLKIEGNLVEDGFYSFVSQFKIPYVYGLTCGEVAIMLNSENMLKKQCNLHVVKMKGWKRKMDYTQTGLQWVPASPHIPHPDSSKFYILSGIVGELDYLSIGVGYTIPFEMFAAEWIKADEFAARMNALNLPGVKFRPIHLNPFYAVGQGKNLQGVQVHITDYKKVALSEIQFYIMQEVASLYPDKAVFNNADNKRFNMFDKVSGSDQIRLRFAKNNKFDDIKDYWYKDVESFKKLSKKYYLYK, encoded by the coding sequence ATGAAAATAAAATATCTATTTACTTTGTGCTTAGCAGGGTTGTTTACCTGTAGTGCATCAGCCCAGAAAATAAGAATTAAAACCGGAATTGAGGTTTTGAAAGAACAGAACTTTAAAATATTGGAAGGTAAACGTGTTGGATTAATCACTAATCCAACAGGGGTAGATAATGATCTGAAGTCAACAATTGATATTCTTCATGAAGCAAAGAATGTGAAGTTGGTTGCTCTTTTTGGTCCTGAACATGGAGTGAGGGGAGATGTACATGCAGGCGATCATGTTGATAACTCAAATGATCCTTCAACCGGAGTACCTGTATATTCATTATATGGCAAAACACGCAAGGCTACCCCTGAAATGTTGAAGGGCATTGATGTTCTTGTATATGATATTCAGGATATTGGTTGTCGTTCATTTACTTATATCAGTACCATGGGATTGGCTATGGAGGCTGCTGCCGAAAATAATATTGAATTTGTAGTGCTTGATCGCCCGAATCCGGTGAATGGCCTCAAGATAGAAGGTAACCTGGTTGAAGATGGTTTTTATTCTTTTGTAAGCCAGTTCAAGATCCCTTATGTTTATGGGTTAACTTGCGGAGAAGTTGCAATTATGCTCAATAGTGAGAATATGCTGAAAAAGCAATGCAATTTGCATGTCGTAAAGATGAAAGGCTGGAAGCGTAAAATGGATTATACACAAACCGGTCTGCAATGGGTTCCGGCTTCACCGCATATTCCACATCCCGATTCTTCCAAGTTTTATATATTATCCGGGATTGTTGGCGAACTAGACTACTTGTCTATTGGTGTAGGTTATACAATTCCATTTGAAATGTTTGCTGCAGAATGGATAAAGGCCGATGAGTTTGCTGCAAGAATGAATGCTTTGAATTTACCGGGAGTGAAGTTCAGACCAATTCATCTGAATCCATTTTATGCGGTTGGGCAGGGAAAGAATCTTCAGGGTGTTCAGGTACATATTACGGATTACAAGAAAGTTGCACTTTCTGAAATTCAGTTTTATATAATGCAGGAGGTTGCTTCATTGTATCCAGATAAGGCAGTGTTTAATAATGCTGATAACAAACGATTCAATATGTTCGATAAAGTAAGCGGTAGTGACCAGATTCGTCTGCGTTTTGCCAAGAACAATAAGTTTGATGATATAAAAGATTATTGGTATAAAGATGTAGAGAGCTTCAAAAAGCTTTCCAAAAAATATTATCTATATAAATAA
- a CDS encoding GDSL-type esterase/lipase family protein codes for MKRTCFILIICLLFGANSFAQQGKYGTYYDQRATLFEKLPITPSDIVFLGNSLTDGCEWAELFGNPHIKNRGISGDVVLGIYDRIGPILKGKPAKIFLLTGINDVSHDLTADSVLVMYKQLVSKIKLGSPKTKLYIQSLLPVNDEFTRFPKVHNKTQIILDINKGLKLLAKEKGYIYVDVYSHFTAPGTQSMDKKYTNDGLHLLGPGYLVWKGLLKPYVK; via the coding sequence ATGAAAAGGACGTGTTTCATTTTAATCATCTGTTTGCTCTTCGGGGCAAACAGTTTTGCACAGCAAGGTAAATACGGTACATATTACGACCAACGCGCTACCTTGTTCGAGAAGCTGCCCATAACCCCGTCGGATATTGTCTTTTTGGGAAATAGTCTGACGGATGGCTGTGAATGGGCCGAGCTATTCGGCAATCCTCATATCAAGAATCGTGGTATCAGTGGTGACGTTGTATTGGGAATCTATGACCGCATTGGCCCTATTCTGAAAGGTAAACCTGCAAAGATATTCCTTTTGACCGGCATCAATGATGTGTCTCATGACCTTACTGCCGATAGTGTTTTGGTTATGTATAAGCAATTGGTGAGCAAGATTAAGTTGGGTTCTCCAAAAACGAAACTTTATATCCAGAGTCTGCTTCCGGTAAATGATGAATTTACCCGTTTCCCTAAAGTACATAACAAGACTCAGATAATACTTGATATAAACAAAGGCCTGAAGCTACTGGCTAAAGAGAAAGGATATATCTATGTAGATGTTTATTCTCACTTCACTGCTCCGGGAACTCAGAGCATGGATAAGAAATACACAAATGATGGTCTTCACCTTTTGGGCCCAGGATATCTGGTTTGGAAAGGACTGTTGAAGCCTTATGTAAAATAA
- a CDS encoding SpoIID/LytB domain-containing protein translates to MKEPKVDVGIMFEPQIDFILQGNYLWKGTQLNGCQTAKYSEGKILWNGSVYEELLFEPTNSASDSFELLDVTIGINFHWERKENQRFRGALKLIVEDDKLTAVNVISVEDYLISVISSEMSATASAELLKAHAVISRSWLLAQIQKNKEIAETKSEYTAFTKTEEECVKWYDREDHVNFDVCADDHCQRYQGITRASTKNVELAVKATAGQVLMSGTKICDARFSKCCGGAVEEFQYCWEDVKHPYLVKLRDDKSGDPLPDLTNETEAVKWIYASPDAFCNTTDKKILSQVLNNYDQETTNFYRWKVSYTQKELSELILKRSGVDYGEILDLIPVERGVSGRLVKLKIVGSKRTLTIGKELEIRRTLSTSHLYSSAFVVEKENIKNNIPERFNLIGSGWGHGVGLCQIGAAVMGEQGFTYARILLHYYVGASINKLY, encoded by the coding sequence ATGAAAGAACCGAAAGTAGATGTGGGGATTATGTTTGAACCACAAATTGATTTTATATTGCAGGGAAATTATCTTTGGAAAGGTACCCAACTCAATGGTTGCCAAACAGCGAAGTATTCAGAAGGGAAAATACTATGGAATGGTTCCGTTTACGAAGAATTACTATTTGAGCCGACTAATAGTGCAAGTGACTCTTTTGAATTACTGGATGTTACCATTGGCATTAATTTTCATTGGGAACGGAAAGAAAATCAGCGTTTCCGTGGTGCATTGAAACTAATTGTTGAGGATGATAAGCTTACAGCTGTGAACGTAATTTCTGTGGAAGATTATTTGATTAGTGTAATTTCTTCAGAAATGAGTGCCACTGCTTCTGCTGAGCTATTAAAAGCGCATGCAGTAATCTCAAGAAGTTGGTTGCTTGCTCAGATTCAGAAGAATAAAGAAATTGCTGAAACAAAATCAGAATATACGGCATTTACTAAGACAGAGGAAGAGTGTGTCAAATGGTATGACCGGGAAGATCATGTGAACTTTGATGTATGTGCAGATGATCATTGTCAACGCTACCAAGGCATTACTCGTGCTTCTACAAAAAATGTGGAACTGGCAGTGAAAGCTACAGCAGGACAAGTGTTGATGTCGGGAACAAAGATTTGTGATGCCCGTTTCTCAAAGTGCTGTGGTGGTGCAGTGGAAGAATTTCAATATTGTTGGGAAGATGTGAAACACCCTTATCTGGTAAAATTGCGTGATGATAAAAGTGGTGATCCGCTACCTGATCTTACAAATGAAACAGAAGCAGTAAAATGGATATATGCTTCTCCGGATGCATTTTGCAATACTACCGATAAAAAGATTCTTTCTCAGGTTTTGAATAACTATGATCAGGAAACAACAAACTTCTATCGATGGAAAGTTTCATATACTCAGAAAGAACTTTCCGAGCTTATATTAAAACGATCTGGAGTTGATTATGGAGAAATTCTTGATTTAATACCAGTTGAACGAGGCGTATCCGGTCGATTGGTAAAACTAAAGATTGTAGGGAGCAAACGAACTCTTACTATTGGCAAGGAATTAGAAATCAGAAGAACACTATCAACTTCTCATCTGTATAGTTCTGCTTTTGTTGTTGAGAAAGAGAATATAAAAAATAATATCCCTGAAAGATTTAACCTGATTGGTTCAGGTTGGGGACATGGAGTAGGTCTATGCCAGATTGGTGCTGCTGTGATGGGAGAACAAGGATTTACTTACGCTCGTATTTTATTGCACTATTATGTAGGAGCGTCAATAAATAAATTATACTAA
- the murQ gene encoding N-acetylmuramic acid 6-phosphate etherase, with protein sequence MAFIKITEQSSLHNDLEKKSVRELLEGINAEDQKVAIAVQNAIPQIEKLVSQIVPRMKQGGRIFYMGAGTSGRLGVLDASEIPPTFGMPPTLVIGLIAGGERALRNPVENAEDNMERGWEELVEHQINEKDTVIGIAASGTTPYVIGALRNARQHGILTGSISSNPDSPLSAEAEVPIEMIVGPEFVTGSSRMKSGTGQKMILNMITTSVMIQLGRVKGNKMVNMQLSNKKLVDRGARMVSEELGMEYEQAKRLLLMHGSVKKAVDAYRDQQK encoded by the coding sequence ATGGCATTTATTAAAATAACCGAGCAGTCTTCTCTACATAATGATCTGGAAAAGAAATCGGTAAGAGAACTGTTGGAAGGTATTAATGCAGAAGATCAGAAAGTAGCCATCGCTGTTCAGAATGCAATTCCTCAAATAGAGAAATTGGTATCACAGATAGTGCCTCGCATGAAGCAGGGCGGACGAATTTTCTATATGGGAGCCGGCACAAGTGGTCGTTTGGGAGTATTGGACGCTTCCGAGATTCCGCCTACATTTGGTATGCCTCCTACGTTAGTAATTGGTTTGATTGCTGGTGGTGAAAGAGCTTTGCGTAATCCTGTGGAGAATGCAGAAGATAATATGGAACGTGGATGGGAAGAACTGGTGGAACATCAGATTAATGAAAAGGATACGGTGATAGGTATTGCTGCTTCGGGAACTACACCTTATGTGATTGGTGCTTTACGCAATGCCCGTCAACACGGTATTCTTACTGGTTCCATTTCTAGTAATCCTGATTCTCCATTATCTGCGGAGGCTGAAGTGCCTATTGAAATGATTGTGGGTCCGGAGTTTGTAACCGGAAGCTCACGAATGAAGTCGGGTACCGGACAAAAGATGATCCTGAATATGATCACCACTTCGGTTATGATTCAGTTGGGTCGTGTAAAAGGAAATAAGATGGTTAATATGCAGCTATCGAATAAGAAACTGGTTGACCGTGGTGCACGTATGGTTTCTGAAGAACTGGGCATGGAGTACGAACAGGCTAAGCGTTTGTTGCTGATGCATGGTTCAGTAAAGAAAGCGGTTGACGCATATCGGGATCAGCAAAAATAA